A portion of the Toxoplasma gondii ME49 chromosome VIIb, whole genome shotgun sequence genome contains these proteins:
- a CDS encoding hypothetical protein (encoded by transcript TGME49_264110) — protein sequence MDLRSVLSSLLYFQQAVRQGYRRNRWFATELVGQVGLLHKRDHVMCRQASIFVASVHQTKRGSECMWRIVSGRVLWGRAISATHAAIAPSLPRASTLGNRFFRVRAFSLGGTHESQTKKKTQTDTQARGEGREREQRGDRDGEVAGIPLSELSFRFCRSSKPGGQSANKSETKAVLTVSMQSLKKYTSSDVVQKIQEEFGQWINKKGELVLSSERHSSQAGNKKECLSRLAEMLQQLRDRPEITGGKSPREFQSEESQLKYKARLIAGKRKNQYNRQCHTVNRRDW from the coding sequence ATGGACCTAAGGTCCgtcttgtcctctctcctttaCTTTCAGCAGGCAGTTAGGCAGGGGTATCGAAGGAACAGATGGTTCGCCACAGAGCTCGTAGGGCAAGTTGGCCTCTTACACAAGCGAGATCATGTTATGTGCCGCCAGGCAAGTATTTTTGTGGCTTCCGTTCACCAAACTAAACGGGGAAGTGAGTGTATGTGGAGAATTGTTTCCGGTCGCGTCCTATGGGGACGCGCGATTTcggcaacgcatgcagcgatcGCTCCTTCTTTGCCGAGAGCCTCTACTCTCGGGAACAGGTTCTTCAGAGTTCGAGCGTTTTCATTGGGCGGAACACATGAATCtcagacaaagaagaagacacaaacTGACACGCAGGCTCGCGGGGAagggcgagagcgagagcagcgCGGAGATAGAGACGGCGAAGTAGCTGGTATACCGTTGTCGGAACTGAgtttccgtttctgtcgGTCTTCTAAACCTGGTGGGCAGAGTGCTAATAAAAGCGAAACAAAGGCTGTCCTAACAGTGTCAATGCAGTCGCTGAAAAAGTACACCAGTTCTGACGTAGTACAAAAAATACAAGAGGAATTCGGACAGTGGATAAATAAGAAAGGAGAACTGGTGCTCTCTAGTGAACGACACTCGTCACAAGCTGGTAATAAAAAAGAATGCCTGAGCCGCCTAGCTGAAATGCTCCAACAGCTGCGCGATCGGCCGGAGATTACGGGAGGGAAGAGTCCTCGTGAATTTCAAAGCGAGGAGTCCCAACTCAAATATAAAGCCCGTCTTATCGCCGGCAAGAGGAAAAACCAATACAACAGACAATGCCATACCGTAAACAGGCGCGACTGGTAA
- a CDS encoding hypothetical protein (encoded by transcript TGME49_264100) produces MEVVRCRASTPQFNAESQVVGTLSLPEERPLSVVRLPFAGHHPANRVPERQSSTIAGYSHFGAEDDDRAVMMLCCWLRSYNKMERTRRKRHDELEQKRSSTRLRAVCTSPACKSTPSGGARACRSTVPLRKRKSGKQTCSAEFVIFLASSLFSTYSFTNASCASCSHSLM; encoded by the coding sequence ATGGAGGTCGTCCGATGCCGTGCATCTACCCCCCAATTTAACGCGGAGAGTCAGGTCGTCGGGACTCTCTCCTTGCCGGAGGAGAGACCTCTTTCCGTGGTACGTCTGCCGTTCGCAGGCCACCACCCTGCAAACCGCGTTCCCGAGCGGCAGTCCAGCACTATTGCGGGTTACAGCCACTTTGGAGCAGAGGACGATGACAGAGCGGTGATGATGCTGTGCTGCTGGCTACGCTCTTACAATAAAATGGAAAGAACACGCAGGAAAAGGCACGACGAGTTGGAACAGAAACGTTCCTCCACGAGACTGCGTGCAGTGTGTACgtctcctgcatgcaaatcTACCCCCTCAGGCGGAGCGCGGGCTTGTCGTTCTACCGTGCCGCTCAGGAAGCGGAAAAGCGGCAAGCAAACTTGCAGCGCAGAGTTCGTAATTTTTCTTGCCAGCTCGCTCTTTTCAACTTATTCGTTCACAAACGCTTCGTGTGCATCTTGTAGCCACTCGTTGATGTAG